In one Zalophus californianus isolate mZalCal1 chromosome 10, mZalCal1.pri.v2, whole genome shotgun sequence genomic region, the following are encoded:
- the PMS2 gene encoding mismatch repair endonuclease PMS2 isoform X4, whose amino-acid sequence MERAEGPSTELAKAIKPIDQKSVHQICSGQVVLSLSTAVKELVENSVDAGATTIDLRLRDYGVDLIEVSDNGCGVEEENFEGLTLKHHTSKIQDFADLTQVETFGFRGEALSSLCALSDVTISTCHTSAKVGTRLVFDHNGKIVQKTPHPRPRGTTVSVQQLFYTLPVRHKEFQRNIKKEYAKMVQVLHAYCIISAGVRVSCSNQVGQGKRQPVVCTSGSASIKENIASVFGQKQLQSLIPFVQLPPSDSVCEEYGLSGADALNTLFHISGFISHCAHGVGRSSTDRQFFFINGRPCDPAKVSRLVNEVYHMYNRHQYPFVVLNISVDSECVDINVTPDKRQILLQEEKLLLAVLKTSLVGMFDSDVNKLNVSQQPLLDMEGHVVKMHSAEMDKPQPAKPDSPASLRTGEEKRAVTISRLRETFSLRHTTEDRPEGLKSPEPRRVSPRQKRHEQLPGASGSLCARRPIPGTDSRGPQEEVVRSAQGPCDRRDRGDTEQDLGHSCPSASPGEGLGSPEVGGHASKEISQGSVESRAESPETDRRSADPEGHLDQEDGGRTHGVLPRPADVSSSNTKRFKKDGIPFSSDTCQGLVKTQTSPAFQVDVAVKIHKKIVPLAFSMVSLAQRIKQLQQQEQRREGAQNCRKFRAKICPGENQAAEEELRKEISKAMFAEMEIIGQFNLGFIITKLNADIFIVDQHATDEKYNFEMLQQHTALQGQRLIASSHQKS is encoded by the exons ATGGAGCGGGCGGAAGGGCCGAG TACAGAACTTGCTAAGGCCATCAAACCTATCGATCAGAAGTCAGTCCATCAGATTTGTTCTGGACAGGTGGTACTCAGTCTAAGTACTGCTGTGAAGGAGTTGGTTGAAAATAGTGTGGATGCCGGAGCCACTACTATTG ATCTAAGGCTTAGAGACTATGGGGTGGATCTCATTGAAGTTTCAGACAATGGATGTGGGGTAGAAGAAGAAAACTTTGAAGGCTTAA CTCTGAAACATCATACTTCTAAGATTCAAGACTTTGCTGACCTAACTCAGGTTGAAACTTTTGGCTTTCGGGGGGAAGCTCTGAGCTCACTTTGTGCACTGAG TGATGTGACTATTTCTACCTGCCACACATCCGCGAAGGTTGGGACTCGACTGGTGTTTGATCACAATGGGAAAATTGTCCAGAAAACCCCCCACCCACGACCCAGAGGGACGACTGTCAGTGTGCAGCAGCTATTTTATACACTGCCTGTGCGCCATAAGGAGTTTCAAAGGAATATTAAGAAG GAGTACGCCAAAATGGTCCAGGTCTTACATGCATACTGTATCATTTCAGCAGGCGTCCGCGTCAGTTGCAGCAATCAGGTTGGGCAAGGGAAACGGCAGCCGGTGGTATGCACCAGTGGGAGTGCcagcataaaggaaaatattgcatCGGTGTTTGGGCAGAAACAG ctGCAAAGCCTCATTCCCTTTGTTCAGCTGCCCCCTAGTGACTCCGTTTGTGAAGAGTATGGGCTGAGCGGAGCAGATGCTCTGAATACCCTGTTTCA CATCTCAGGCTTCATCTCTCACTGTGCTCACGGTGTTGGAAGAAGTTCAACAGATAGACAGTTTTTCTTCATCAACGGGCGGCCTTGTGACCCAGCAAag GTTTCCAGACTTGTGAACGAGGTCTATCACATGTATAATCGACATCAATATCCATTTGTTGTTCTTAACATTTCTGTTGATTCAG aaTGTGTTGATATCAATGTCACTCCAGATAAAAGGCAAATTTTACTACAAGAGGAGAAACTTCTATTGGCAGTTTTAAAGACATCTTTGGTAGGAATGTTTGACAGCGACGTCAACAAACTCAATGTCTCTCAGCAGCCGTTGTTGGATATGGAAG GTCACGTAGTAAAAATGCACTCGGCAGAGATGGACAAGCCTCAGCCAGCAAAGCCGGATAGTCCTGCTTCGTTAAGGACCGGAGAAGAGAAAAGGGCAGTGACCATTTCCAGACTGAGAGAGACCTTTTCTCTTCGGCACACGACGGAGGACAGGCCTGAGGGCCTGAAGAGCCCGGAACCGAGGCGGGTTTCCCCGAGACAGAAGAGACACGAACAGCTTCCCGGCGCTTCAGGCTCTCTCTGCGCCCGGAGGCCCATCCCTGGCACAGACTCGCGTGGCCCCCAGGAGGAGGTGGTGCGTTCAGCTCAGGGCCCCTGTGACCGCAGGGACAGGGGGGACACGGAGCAGGACTTGGGGCATAGCTGCCCATCAGCCAGCCCGGGGGAAGGGCTCGGCAGCCCCGAAGTGGGCGGTCACGCCAGCAAGGAGATTTCCCAAGGAAGTGTGGAGTCTCGGGCGGAGTCACCTGAGACTGACCGTCGCTCTGCAGACCCCGAAGGCCATCTAGACCAGGAGGATGGCGGTCGGACACATGGAGTCTTGCCTCGGCCCGCCGATGTGTCCTCCTCAAACACAAAGCGTTTTAAGAAAGATGGAATTCCTTTCAGTTCTGACACCTGCCAAGGGTTGGTGAAGACTCAGACCTCACCAGCATTTCAGGTTGACGTGGCTGTTAAAATCCATAAGAAAATAGTGCCCCTGGCCTTTTCTATGGTCTCTTTAGCTCAACGAATAAAGCAGTTGCAACAACAAGAACAGCGAAGAGAAGGCGCACAGAATTGTAGGAAGTTCAGGGCCAAGATTTGCCCAGGAGAAAACCAAGCCGCAGAGGAAGAACTCAGAAAGGAGATAAG TAAAGCGATGTTCGCGGAAATGGAGATCATTGGGCAGTTTAACTTGGGATTTATAATCACTAAACTGAATGCAGACATCTTCATAGTGGACCAGCATGCTACGGACGAGAAGTACAACTTTGAGATGCTGCAGCAACACACTGCCCTCCAGGGTCAAAGGCTCATAGC CTCCAGTCACCAAAAGAGCTAA